In Zonotrichia albicollis isolate bZonAlb1 chromosome 36, bZonAlb1.hap1, whole genome shotgun sequence, one DNA window encodes the following:
- the LOC141726542 gene encoding olfactory receptor 14A16-like, with translation MSNSSSISHFLLLALADTRQLQLLHFCLLLGISLAALLGNGLIISTIACSHHLHTPMFFFLLNLALSDLGFICTTVPKAMHNSLWDTRNISYTGCATQVFLLIFFMGAELSLLTIMCYDRYVSICKPLHYGTLLGRRACAHMAAAAWASGLLYSVLHTANTFSLPLCHGNELGQFFCEIPQILKLSCSTSHLRELGLLGVSAFLVFGCSVFIVFSYVQIFRAVLRIPSEQGQHKAFSTCLPHLAVVSLFVSTALFAYLKPPSISSPSLDLALSVLYSVVPPALNPLIYSLRNQELKAAVRRLMIGWYQKD, from the coding sequence atgtccaacagcagctccatcagccacttcctcctgctggcattggcagacacgcggcagctgcagctcctgcacttctgcctcttgctgggcatctccctggctgccctcctgggcaacggcctcatcatcagcaccatagcctgcagccaccacctgcacacgcccatgttcttcttcctgctcaacctggccctcagcgacctgggcttcatctgcaccactgtccccaaagccatgcacaattccctctgggacaccaggaacatctcctacactggatgtgctacCCAAGTATTTCTGCTTATCTTCTTCATGGGAGCAGAACTTtctctcctgaccatcatgtgctatgaccgctacgtgtccatctgcaaacccttgcactatgggaccctcctgggcaggcgagcttgtgcccacatggcagcagctgcctgggccagtggtcTTCTCTATtcagtgctgcacacagccaatacattttccctgcccctgtgccatggcaatgaactgggccagttcttctgtgaaatcccacagatcctcaagctctcctgctccacatCCCACCTCAGGGAACTGGGGCTTCTCGGTGTTAGTGCCTTTTTGGTGTTTGGTTGTTctgtgttcattgttttttcctatgtgcagatcttcagggcagtgctgaggatcccctctgagcagggacagcacaaagccttttccacctgcctccctcacctggctgtcgTCTCCCTCTTTGTAAGCACCGCATTGTtcgcctacctgaagcccccctccatctcctccccatccctggatctggccctgtcagttctgtactcggtggtgcctccagccctgaacccacTCATTTACAGcttgaggaaccaggagctcaaggctgcagtgagaaGACTGATGATTGGATGGTATCAGAAAGATTAA